A single genomic interval of Metasolibacillus fluoroglycofenilyticus harbors:
- the ileS gene encoding isoleucine--tRNA ligase: MVEYKETLLMPKTDFPMRGNLPANEPKIQERWNEQNIYQLVEERTKGRPHYVLHDGPPYANGDIHIGHALNKVLKDMIVRHRSMTGYNAPYVPGWDTHGLPIEQALTNKGVKRKEMSVAEFRKLCEEYAYEQIDNQREQFKRLGVRGDWENPYITLKPEFEARQIEVFGKMAEKGYIYKGLKPVYWSPSSESALAEAEIEYKDVKSPSIYVSFTIKDTKGAVPADAKFIIWTTTPWTLPANLGITVNPELTYVVVAVADNKFIIAKDLLETIATELQWENYEIVQELKGEALDRVVAAHPFYDRDSLVMLGDHVTADAGTGCVHTAPGHGEDDFNVGKLYGLPVLSPVDNRGCYTNEAPGFEGMFYDEANKAITEKLKEVGALEKLNFFTHSYPHDWRTKKPVIYRATPQWFASVEMFRDELLSAVTATAFTPAWGETRLYNMIRDRGDWVISRQRAWGVPIPIFYGENGEAIITPETIAHVAALFRQHGSNIWFQKEAKELLPEGFTHPSSPNGEFTKENDIMDVWFDSGSSHQGVLVERGMQYPADLYLEGSDQHRGWFNSSLITSVAINGHAPYKGLLTHGFVLDGEGRKMSKSLGNVIIPQKVMDQYGADILRLWVASVDYTGDVRISMDMLKQVSEVYRKIRNTLRFLHGNVSDFNPATDRVAYSELREMDQYMYMRLQEVLKTVRAAYDRYEFSTVYTVVNNFVAIELSSFYLDIAKDVVYIEGADQQDRRAMQTVMYDTLMTLLKVLTPILPHTTDELWSYLGQEEASVQLTDFPEVDEQANFADLRTKWTKVIAVRDEVLKALEEARNAKTIGKSLEAKLTVYADEEVEVLLQDANVNFAQLSIVSAFEVAGAKADAPNHALVLDKTAIVVEKAQGEKCERCWTISQNVGTNANHPTLCTRCADVVEKYYV; the protein is encoded by the coding sequence ATGGTAGAGTATAAAGAAACGTTATTAATGCCGAAAACGGATTTCCCGATGCGCGGAAATTTACCAGCAAACGAGCCTAAAATTCAAGAAAGATGGAACGAGCAAAATATTTATCAGTTAGTAGAGGAGCGCACGAAAGGTCGACCGCATTATGTATTACATGATGGACCACCATATGCAAATGGTGATATCCATATCGGTCACGCTTTAAATAAAGTGTTAAAGGATATGATTGTGCGCCATCGTTCGATGACTGGCTACAATGCACCATATGTGCCGGGCTGGGACACACATGGCTTACCGATTGAGCAGGCATTGACAAATAAAGGTGTTAAGCGTAAAGAAATGTCAGTTGCAGAATTCCGTAAGCTTTGTGAAGAGTATGCATATGAGCAAATCGATAATCAGCGTGAGCAATTTAAACGTCTAGGTGTGCGCGGTGATTGGGAAAACCCATATATTACATTAAAGCCAGAGTTTGAAGCACGCCAAATTGAAGTGTTCGGTAAAATGGCAGAGAAGGGCTATATTTATAAAGGCTTGAAGCCGGTTTATTGGTCACCTTCTTCAGAGTCAGCGTTAGCAGAAGCAGAAATTGAGTATAAAGATGTGAAATCACCATCTATTTATGTAAGCTTTACGATTAAAGATACAAAGGGTGCTGTACCAGCGGATGCAAAATTTATTATTTGGACGACAACGCCTTGGACATTACCTGCCAACCTTGGGATTACAGTAAACCCTGAATTAACATATGTAGTAGTAGCAGTTGCTGATAACAAATTTATCATTGCGAAAGATTTATTAGAGACAATTGCAACAGAATTACAATGGGAAAACTATGAAATTGTACAGGAATTAAAAGGAGAGGCATTAGACCGCGTTGTCGCAGCGCATCCGTTTTATGACCGTGATTCATTAGTAATGCTAGGTGACCATGTAACAGCAGATGCTGGTACGGGCTGTGTGCATACTGCACCAGGGCACGGGGAAGACGACTTTAATGTTGGGAAACTATATGGACTTCCTGTGTTATCGCCTGTTGATAATCGTGGATGCTATACGAATGAAGCACCTGGCTTTGAGGGTATGTTCTATGACGAGGCGAATAAAGCGATTACCGAAAAGCTAAAAGAAGTAGGCGCATTAGAAAAGCTCAACTTCTTCACACACTCTTATCCACATGACTGGCGTACGAAAAAGCCTGTTATTTATCGTGCAACACCACAATGGTTTGCATCTGTAGAGATGTTCCGTGACGAATTATTAAGCGCGGTAACTGCAACAGCCTTTACACCAGCATGGGGGGAAACGCGACTTTATAATATGATTCGTGACCGTGGCGATTGGGTTATTTCACGTCAGCGTGCATGGGGTGTACCGATTCCAATTTTCTATGGAGAAAATGGTGAAGCAATTATTACACCTGAAACGATTGCGCATGTGGCAGCATTATTCCGTCAACACGGCTCAAATATTTGGTTCCAAAAAGAGGCAAAGGAATTATTACCAGAAGGCTTCACGCATCCAAGTAGTCCGAACGGTGAATTTACGAAAGAAAACGATATTATGGATGTTTGGTTCGACTCGGGTTCATCACATCAGGGTGTGCTTGTAGAGCGAGGAATGCAGTATCCAGCAGACCTTTACTTAGAAGGCTCTGACCAACACCGTGGCTGGTTTAACTCATCATTAATCACATCTGTAGCTATTAATGGTCATGCACCATATAAAGGTCTATTAACACATGGATTCGTATTAGACGGTGAAGGGCGCAAAATGAGTAAATCATTAGGAAATGTCATTATCCCGCAAAAAGTAATGGACCAATACGGTGCCGATATTTTACGTTTATGGGTGGCATCTGTCGATTATACAGGTGATGTACGTATTTCAATGGATATGTTAAAGCAGGTTTCAGAAGTATACCGTAAAATTCGTAATACACTGCGTTTCCTACATGGTAACGTTTCTGACTTTAATCCAGCGACAGACCGTGTTGCCTATAGCGAGCTACGTGAAATGGACCAATATATGTATATGCGTTTACAGGAGGTTTTAAAAACTGTACGTGCAGCATATGACCGCTATGAATTCTCAACAGTTTATACGGTTGTTAATAATTTTGTGGCAATTGAGCTATCTTCATTCTATTTAGATATTGCAAAAGATGTTGTTTATATTGAGGGGGCAGACCAACAAGACCGCCGTGCAATGCAAACAGTTATGTATGATACGTTAATGACATTATTAAAAGTGCTAACGCCAATTTTACCGCATACGACAGACGAGCTATGGTCTTACTTAGGGCAAGAGGAAGCTTCAGTTCAATTAACAGATTTCCCAGAGGTAGATGAGCAAGCAAACTTTGCAGACTTACGCACAAAGTGGACGAAAGTAATCGCGGTACGTGATGAGGTGTTAAAAGCATTAGAAGAAGCGCGTAATGCTAAAACAATCGGTAAATCATTAGAGGCCAAATTAACAGTTTATGCAGATGAAGAAGTAGAGGTACTCTTACAAGATGCTAATGTTAATTTTGCTCAATTATCAATCGTTTCAGCATTCGAAGTGGCTGGTGCGAAGGCAGATGCACCAAATCATGCATTAGTACTGGATAAAACAGCGATTGTTGTTGAAAAAGCACAGGGGGAAAAATGTGAGCGTTGCTGGACAATTTCACAAAATGTTGGCACAAATGCGAATCACCCTACATTATGTACACGTTGTGCGGATGTTGTAGAGAAATATTATGTTTAA
- a CDS encoding EAL and HDOD domain-containing protein produces the protein MEVFVGRQPIFNANKQIIAYELLYRNKNLTAFPMINEDVATIKVLINSFLHIGAEKITQGKPVFINFTENLLESSIDQLLKSSQVVIEILENVQITPKLIQRVRELKEKGFKVALDDFVLDKQVESYNELFQYIDYIKIDFLATTLEERKKIERKVQEKFPHIQLLAEKVEEYDQFKTAKASNYQLFQGYFFEKPQIVKGNSIPPNTIPYLNILLLLSEENPNVQLIAENIEKDLSLAYKLLQMINNATGHVKVRIYSIRQAIMMIGIPNLRKWIYFVAMGERQIDDEEDFFEEIMRASLFRAKVCEILAKRNRKKNHPEYFLVGMFSLIDILLKSTLEEIVQKLPLSNRVIDTILGQQTEMTPYLQFSMALDKLEWDKLQALGENIGLNIHEMDELYSEALAWAEKSL, from the coding sequence GTGGAAGTGTTTGTAGGAAGGCAGCCAATTTTTAATGCGAATAAACAAATTATCGCATACGAATTATTGTATCGTAATAAAAATCTGACTGCATTTCCAATGATTAATGAAGATGTAGCGACAATTAAAGTACTGATTAATTCATTTTTGCATATAGGAGCAGAAAAAATTACTCAAGGGAAACCTGTCTTTATAAATTTCACAGAAAATTTATTGGAAAGCTCCATCGACCAGCTTTTAAAATCATCACAAGTAGTTATTGAAATTTTAGAAAACGTACAGATTACGCCAAAACTCATTCAACGAGTACGTGAGTTAAAAGAAAAAGGTTTTAAAGTAGCTCTCGATGATTTTGTTTTGGATAAGCAAGTGGAAAGTTATAATGAGTTGTTTCAATATATCGATTATATTAAAATCGACTTTTTGGCAACAACGCTTGAAGAGCGCAAAAAAATTGAAAGAAAAGTACAAGAGAAATTTCCACATATTCAACTGCTAGCTGAAAAGGTGGAGGAGTATGATCAATTTAAGACAGCGAAGGCCTCGAATTATCAGTTATTCCAAGGCTATTTTTTTGAAAAGCCGCAAATTGTCAAAGGCAATAGCATCCCACCAAATACGATTCCGTATTTAAACATTTTGCTATTATTAAGTGAGGAAAATCCAAATGTACAATTAATTGCTGAAAACATTGAAAAGGATTTATCACTAGCATATAAATTGCTGCAAATGATTAATAATGCAACTGGGCATGTAAAGGTAAGAATTTATTCTATTAGACAGGCAATTATGATGATTGGTATACCGAATTTAAGAAAATGGATTTATTTCGTCGCAATGGGTGAGCGCCAAATTGATGACGAGGAGGATTTTTTTGAGGAAATTATGCGTGCCTCTTTATTTCGCGCAAAGGTTTGTGAAATATTAGCAAAGCGTAACAGGAAGAAAAATCATCCAGAATATTTTTTAGTCGGCATGTTTTCTTTAATTGATATATTATTAAAGAGCACATTAGAAGAAATTGTCCAAAAGTTACCTTTATCTAATCGTGTTATTGATACAATTCTGGGTCAGCAAACAGAAATGACACCATACTTACAATTTAGCATGGCACTCGACAAATTAGAGTGGGACAAGCTTCAAGCATTAGGAGAAAATATAGGATTAAATATACATGAGATGGATGAGCTATATAGCGAGGCGTTAGCTTGGGCGGAAAAATCATTGTAA
- a CDS encoding EAL and HDOD domain-containing protein: MDIFVGRQPIFNAKKEVIAYELLYRSKNLNEFPNIDSDTATVKVLVNSLLHIGAERVMKDKPIFVNFTENLLYSSIFDWLDPAQVVIEILEDIPITKMLIKRVYALKEKGFKIALDDFILNEQIEEYDELFRHVDFIKIDFLLSDMGERLKIERKVKMNFPHIQLLAEKVETYGEFNSAFTLGYKLFQGYFFEKPQILAGVSIPPNTIQYLNTLLLLNEEEPNVQLIAENIERDLSLTYKLLQTINIATGQFKSRIQSIRQAIMMIGIPNLRKWIYFIAMSEIQIENSEDFREEIMRTSLFRAKVCEIVAKRNKKQNPSEYFLVGMFSLIDTLLRRNLEEIVQNLPLSDNVVHTLLGQQTDMTPFLQFSIALSKLEWDQLEGFGEKLGVNVYEMDELYSEALIWAEKSL, encoded by the coding sequence ATGGATATTTTTGTTGGAAGACAGCCGATTTTTAATGCTAAGAAGGAAGTTATAGCTTATGAATTATTATATAGAAGTAAAAATTTAAACGAATTTCCCAATATAGATTCCGACACAGCAACCGTAAAAGTGTTGGTAAATAGCCTTTTACATATTGGTGCAGAACGAGTGATGAAGGACAAGCCTATCTTTGTAAACTTTACTGAAAATTTATTGTATAGCTCTATTTTTGATTGGCTAGATCCAGCTCAAGTAGTAATAGAAATACTTGAGGATATACCTATTACAAAGATGCTTATTAAAAGAGTGTATGCATTAAAAGAAAAAGGTTTTAAAATTGCGCTAGATGATTTTATTTTAAATGAACAAATAGAAGAATATGATGAGCTCTTTCGACATGTAGATTTTATTAAAATTGACTTTCTATTATCCGACATGGGGGAACGGCTTAAAATTGAAAGAAAAGTAAAAATGAATTTTCCACATATTCAGTTACTTGCAGAAAAGGTTGAAACATATGGAGAGTTTAATAGTGCTTTTACGTTAGGCTATAAATTATTCCAAGGCTATTTTTTTGAGAAGCCACAAATTTTGGCTGGTGTAAGTATTCCCCCCAATACGATTCAATATTTAAATACATTGTTATTGTTAAATGAAGAAGAACCAAATGTTCAGTTAATCGCGGAAAATATTGAGCGTGATTTGTCTTTAACATATAAACTTTTACAAACAATCAATATCGCAACAGGGCAGTTTAAATCGAGAATTCAATCAATAAGACAAGCGATTATGATGATAGGTATACCAAATTTAAGAAAATGGATTTATTTTATAGCGATGAGTGAAATACAAATAGAAAATAGCGAGGATTTTCGTGAAGAAATTATGCGTACATCTCTTTTTCGAGCGAAGGTTTGCGAAATAGTAGCAAAACGTAATAAGAAGCAAAATCCCTCTGAATATTTTTTAGTTGGTATGTTTTCGTTAATTGATACATTGTTAAGAAGAAATTTGGAGGAAATAGTACAAAATCTTCCCCTATCTGATAATGTAGTTCATACACTTTTAGGTCAACAAACAGATATGACGCCGTTTTTACAATTTAGCATTGCGTTAAGCAAGTTAGAGTGGGACCAACTCGAGGGATTTGGAGAAAAATTAGGGGTGAATGTCTATGAGATGGATGAGTTGTATAGCGAGGCATTGATTTGGGCGGAAAAATCATTGTAA
- a CDS encoding isoprenylcysteine carboxyl methyltransferase family protein produces MIYLFILIIILQRFVELIIARHNERWLRAQGAYEVGTNHYPHMLALHSSFFIVLLLEITLKKPSLSPLFPILLLLFVVVQGLRVWCIYSLGRFWNTKIFILPHAPVIRKGPYRFMRHPNYFVVSIEILLLPFMFQAYFSAFIFTVLNAVILSVRIPIEERALRQATNYNEAFK; encoded by the coding sequence GTGATTTATTTATTTATATTGATTATTATTTTACAGCGCTTTGTTGAGCTTATAATTGCACGTCATAATGAACGTTGGCTACGTGCACAAGGGGCATATGAAGTCGGCACAAATCATTACCCACATATGCTTGCATTGCATAGCAGCTTTTTTATCGTCCTACTTTTAGAAATAACATTGAAAAAACCATCACTATCCCCTTTATTTCCTATATTACTTCTATTATTTGTCGTTGTACAAGGTTTGCGCGTATGGTGTATCTATTCATTAGGTCGATTTTGGAACACCAAAATTTTCATTTTGCCACATGCACCAGTCATACGAAAAGGACCTTATCGCTTTATGCGCCATCCTAATTATTTTGTCGTCAGCATTGAAATTCTGTTATTGCCCTTTATGTTCCAAGCCTATTTCAGCGCATTTATTTTTACCGTATTAAATGCCGTCATACTATCTGTACGCATTCCCATTGAGGAACGGGCATTACGACAAGCAACAAACTATAATGAAGCGTTTAAATAA
- a CDS encoding type III polyketide synthase: protein MPKICSVSTYQMPYTLTQQEAKQLTADLFQQHMPRLERLLQVFHNGGIDKRQLCISPEWHRTPRSFAERNQLYVELATQYSVEVIQQCLKNEDFLASPITPDSVDAIIFVSTTGLATPSIDARIMNILPFSERLRRIPLWGLGCAGGAAGISRAFDFCKAYPTAKVLVVCVELCSLTFQTEDIRKSNIIGASLFADGAAAVLICGDEAEIALQCAVPHIVHSGSKLWPHSEQVMGWDIQNSGLHVIFQKSIPSIINRWLRPFIAEFLEEQYLAERDVAYFIAHPGGKKVLEAYEQALFLTTEQTATARMILQQYGNMSSPTVLYVLEQFMLENKKSDEFGMLVALGPGFCGEAVLVKWGE, encoded by the coding sequence ATGCCAAAAATTTGCTCAGTTAGTACATACCAAATGCCATACACACTAACACAGCAGGAGGCAAAACAATTAACAGCGGACCTTTTTCAGCAGCACATGCCACGACTAGAAAGATTATTACAAGTTTTTCACAACGGCGGAATTGACAAGCGTCAGCTCTGCATATCGCCAGAATGGCATCGCACGCCACGCTCCTTTGCAGAGCGCAATCAATTATATGTGGAGCTAGCAACACAGTATAGCGTTGAAGTCATTCAACAATGCTTAAAAAATGAAGATTTTCTTGCCTCACCTATCACTCCTGACAGCGTGGATGCTATTATTTTTGTCAGTACAACAGGGTTAGCAACACCGAGTATTGATGCACGCATTATGAATATATTACCCTTTTCAGAGCGCTTGCGACGCATTCCGCTGTGGGGCCTTGGTTGTGCTGGTGGCGCAGCAGGAATTAGTCGAGCCTTTGATTTTTGCAAAGCTTATCCGACTGCAAAGGTGCTCGTCGTTTGCGTAGAGCTATGTAGCTTAACATTCCAAACTGAGGATATACGCAAAAGCAATATCATTGGTGCATCGTTATTTGCTGACGGAGCTGCTGCGGTTCTCATCTGTGGGGATGAAGCGGAGATTGCACTGCAATGCGCTGTACCACATATTGTTCATAGTGGCTCAAAATTATGGCCACATTCCGAGCAAGTAATGGGCTGGGATATACAAAATAGCGGCTTGCATGTTATTTTTCAAAAAAGCATTCCTTCTATAATCAATCGCTGGCTCCGTCCATTTATAGCAGAATTTTTAGAGGAACAATACTTAGCAGAGCGTGATGTTGCTTATTTTATCGCACATCCAGGTGGCAAAAAGGTGCTTGAAGCTTATGAGCAAGCATTATTTTTAACAACTGAACAAACGGCAACTGCCCGCATGATTTTGCAGCAATACGGTAATATGTCTTCCCCTACTGTGCTCTATGTACTGGAACAATTTATGTTAGAAAATAAAAAATCTGACGAATTTGGTATGCTTGTTGCGCTAGGTCCAGGCTTTTGCGGTGAGGCTGTATTAGTGAAATGGGGTGAATAA
- the lspA gene encoding signal peptidase II has product MKKYYGIAILAILLDQITKWMVVKNMEIGERIALWDPWLGLLSHRNKGAAWGMLQGQMWLFTIVTIGVIIAILYFFYTEAKGKPLLQASLMLLFGGAVGNFIDRLFRGEVVDFVDVLIPIINYEFPIFNVADAALSIAVVMLLIAIILDDQQQKKKVKQ; this is encoded by the coding sequence GTGAAGAAGTATTATGGAATAGCGATACTTGCTATTTTATTGGATCAAATAACAAAATGGATGGTTGTTAAAAACATGGAAATAGGTGAGCGGATTGCCCTTTGGGACCCTTGGCTCGGCCTGTTATCGCATCGCAATAAAGGAGCGGCATGGGGAATGCTGCAAGGACAAATGTGGTTATTTACTATTGTAACGATTGGTGTCATTATTGCTATTCTTTATTTTTTCTATACCGAGGCAAAGGGCAAGCCGCTATTGCAAGCAAGCTTAATGCTACTGTTTGGTGGGGCTGTAGGGAATTTTATCGATCGTTTATTCAGAGGAGAAGTAGTCGATTTTGTCGATGTACTTATACCGATTATCAATTACGAATTCCCGATTTTTAATGTGGCGGATGCTGCCCTATCAATTGCAGTTGTCATGTTATTAATTGCAATTATTTTAGATGATCAACAACAAAAGAAAAAGGTGAAACAATGA